CTGCTCGTCATGACGATGCTGCTCGACGCGATTGGAGTCGCCGGCTCGTGGGGTCCACTCGCCGGCAAATTTGGCCCGCTCACCGGGGGGATCCTGTTTTGGTCGCGCCCGGGCACGATCAAGCTCAGTCCCTACAAATGGATCCCGTTCACCGGCGGGAACCGGCGGACAGTGTTCGACGTGTTCCTGTATTACGGGTTCCTGTTCGCCATGGGCACAGCGCTCCTCCTGCCAGGCCAGACCGCGGCCGAGCTGCCAGCGCTCGGCAGGTTTCAGGCCTACCTCACGGATCCCTTGAACGGCGTCCCGGCCTGGCTCACGCAGCACGCCGAGAGCTTCCTACTCATTCAGACGACGCCGCTCGTGCTCGCGGTCGCACTGCTCCTCATCATTGGGCTGCGGGACAAGACGATCTTCCTCGCGGCCCGCGCCGAGCAGTACCTGCTGCCGATCGTTTTCTTCATCGTGTTCCCTCACTTCTTCGAGGTCACGGACATGATCATCGCACTGAAGATCTTCCTCGTCACCGTCTGGGTCGGAGCCGGCTTCTCGAAGCTCAACCGGCACTTCAGCCTGGTGATCCCGCCGATGCTCAGCAACACCCCGTTCTGGCCGCCGCGCTGGCTGAAGAAGTCGATGTACAAGGACTTCGCCGGTAGCGACCTGCGGCCGAGCCGGCCGGCACACCTCATCGCCCACGTGCTCGGCACGATCGTCGAGATCGGTGCTCCGCTCGTGATGCTGTTCGTCGCTGGCAGTGCACTCGGCGGCCAGCTCACCGTGACACTCGCGACGCTGCTCATGGTCGGGTTCTGCCTGTTCATCATCTCGACCTTTCCACTCGCCGTGCCGCTCGAGTGGAACATGCTGTTCGCGATCTGCGCCGTCGTCTTCTTCATCGGGTACCCGAACGGTGTGGGGTTCAGCGTGTTCGACATGTCGCAGCCGTGGCTGCCGTTCGCGGTCATCGCGATCCCGGTGTTCTTCGTCATCTTCGGCAGCATCCGCCCCGACAAGGTGTCGTTCCTCGCATCGCTCCGCCAGTACGGCGGCAACTGGGCCTCTGCGCTGTGGGCGATCCACCCCGACGCCGAGCACAAACTGCACCGCGTGTACCGGCCGACGACCGATCAGATCGACCAGCTCCAGACGATGGGGCTGCCCTATCCGCTCGCCGAGACCTTCCTGCAGATGACCATCGGCTGGCGCTCACTGCACTCGCAGGGGCGGGGACTGTTCTCCGTGCTTCTCGAAGACGTGCCAGACATCGACCACCGCCGCGTGCGAGAGGCCGAGTTCGGGTGCAACGCGATGATCGGCTTCAACTTCGGGGAGGGGCACTTCCACAACGAGGAACTGATCGCGGCGATCCAAGAGCAGGCACAGTTCGAACCAGGTGAGTTCATCGTCGCCTGGGTCGAGTCGGAAGCGCTGTGGAGCGGCATCCAGGAGTATCGCCTCATCGACGCCGCGCTCGGCGTTGTCGAGCGGGGCCACTGGCGGGTGAAGGACGCGGTTGCGGCACAGCCGTGGCTGCCCGACGGGCCGATCCCGCTCACCGTGACCTGGCGCTCGCCGCAATTCGAGCAGCTCCAGTTCACCGCAACCGATATTGTTGGGCCAGACGTGGCCCCAGCGCCGCTCGACGATGCAGTGACGCTCGGCGTTGACACCGCCGCGCTCACCCAGTTCGTCGCAGAATCCGAGGAACTCGTGGAGGTGCGGAAACCATGACCACAGCGGTCGTAGTGGGAAGCGGGCCCAACGGGCTCGCTGCCGCGACCGTGCTTGCCCGCGCCGGCGTCGACGTCACCGTCGTCGAGGCCGCGAACCACCTCGGAGGGGGAGCTCGCTCAGTCGAGTCCCCCCTCGCCGGGCTCGTGCAGGACCACTGTGCCGCCGTGCACCCGATGGCGCCCGGCTCGCCGTTTTTCAAGACGCTCGACCTGCCCGCGATGGGGGTGGAATGGGCGCACGCGCCGATCGACGCCGCCCACCCGCTCGATCGAGGCGAGTCCGGACTCCTGCACACCTCGATCGCCGACACAGCCGCCGGCCTCGGACGCGACGGCCCCCGTTGGGCAGCCGCGTTCGGGCCCTCGGCTCGCGCGTTCGACAGGCTCTCGGGCGTCATCATGTCGCCTATGCTGCGTGTGCCGAGGCACCCTGTCCTGCTCGCCCGAATGGGGCTCGTCGCCGGCCCGCCGCCCGCACTCATCGGGAGATTCTTCCGCGAGGAGCGCGCCAAAGCGCTGTTCATGGGGGTCGCGGCGCACGCGCTGCAGCCGCTCACGCGACCACTCGTGACGGGCATCGGAGCCGGAATCATCATCGCCGGACACGCCGTCGGGTGGCCTGTCGTGAAAGGCGGCACCGGCGTTTTCACCGACGCGCACATTGCGCTGCTGCGCGGCCTCGGCGTGCGGTTCGAGACCGGTCGCCGCGTGACGCGACTGCACGAGCTTCCCCCGCGCGACATTACGATCCTCGACGTGCATCCGCGGGCCGCCGCGAGCATTCTCACCGCGCAGCAACCCGATCAGGATCGCCGCGCATACCGCAGATTTGCTCCCGGACCGGCGGCCTTCAAAGTTGACTTCGCGGTCTCGGGCGGGGTGCCCTGGCGCGACCCCGAGATCGCGCAGGCGGGCACCGTTCACGTTGCGGGCACCGCGGCGGAGATCATCGCCGCCGAGCGCGACATCGCCGCCGGCCGGATGCCGGAACGGCCGTTCGTGCTCGTCGGGCAGCAGACCGCCGCCGACCCTGCGCGAGCGAACGGCGAGATCCATCCGGTGTACGCCTACGCGCACGTGCCGAACGGCTACCCGGGCGACGCGACCGAGCAGATCATCGCGCAGATCGAGCGGTTCGCGCCGGGCTTTCGAGACCGGATCGTCGGTCTCAGCGCTCGCACGCCGGCCGAGAGCGAGGCCGAGAACGCGAACTTCATCGGCGGCGATATCCTCACCGGCGCCAAGTCGCCGCTCCAGTTTCTCCTCGGCCCACGGTTGGGTGCCCAGCCGTACGACACTGGGACGCCCGGCGTCTACCTCTGCTCGGCTGCGACGCCGCCGGGCCCAGGGATCCATGGCATGGGGGGCTTCAACGCGGCACACCGCGCCCTTGACGTGCTGCAGCGCGGGCCACGCGCGGCGACCCCGGTGCAGACATGACGGGCCGGAAAGAGGATGCTGCGGCCCCCACCGCTGCCACCGCACCGCGCCCGACCGCCAGGCCGGAGTCAGCCGCTCATGACCTGCAGCTTCGCGAGCTCATAGCGCGCATCGGGTACGCCCTTCAGGAGGAGACCCCGCAAATCGTCGACGAGATGACAGGTCTGCTCTCGGACCGGGTCGCTGGGCTCGACCAAGACGCACAACTGGTGCAGATGCTTCGTGCGAGCGTTGATGGGAACATCTGGACCATCGGGCACATCCTCACGAACGACATTGCCATCGAATCCGTCCAACCGAGCACGGCCGCCGTTGAATACGCCATGCGCCTCGCCCAGCGAGATGTGCAGCTCGGCTCGTTGACACGTGCGTACTACCTGGGGCAGTCGATGGTGGTGCGTCGAGGTATTGACATGGTCGACGCCCTAGGGCTTGACGATCAAGACCTGCAGATGAACCTCGTGCGCCGCATCACCGACGTGATTCACAACTACATCGACTGGATGCTGCAGTACGTGACGGACGTTTTCGTTGCCGAACAGGCCAAATGGTGGACCGCGCGCGCGGTGACGAACGCCGCCGCAGTCCTGAAAACCCTGCGCGGAGAGCCGATCTCATCCGCCGGGTTCGAGGCGCGCACGAGGTACTCGCTCGACCAACACCACGTTGCGCTCATCGCCTGGCTCGAGTTCGACAACTCCACGACCGAAGACCAGCGCCAGGTCGACCAGCTGCTCAGGCGGGTCGCCGCGATCCTGCAGTCAACGAAGCCGCCGCTCATCACCGCCGCCGACCGCACGACGGCGTGGGCGTGGGTCGCCAGCCCGACCCCGGAGCTCGCTGACGACGCCCTCGCACGCGTCGCGAAGCTTGCGGAGTCTGCCGAGGCCAACAACGTCCGTGTCGCAATCGGGGTGCCCGGCAGCGGGGTGGCCGGGTTCAGGCGTAGCCACGAGCAGGCCGCGAAGGCGCGGCTCGTTGCGCTTGGCGCGCAGCGGTTCCGCGAGGCTCAGCTCGTGGCGTTCAGCGACCCGGACGTCGGGTTTCTGTCGCTCCTCATGCACGACACGAAGAGCGCCATCACTTGGACCCGCGAGGTCCTCGGCGACGTGGCCTCTGAGGGAGAGCAGCAGGCCGCGCTCCGTGAGACGCTTGCGACGTTCTACGCGACCGGCGAGAACTCCTCGAAGACGGCCGAGTTGCTCGGGCTGCACCGCAACACCGTGCGTCAGCGTGTCGCGAAGTTTGAAGCGGAACGCGGGGGCAGGCCGGCGGACGGCATGGAGATATCGCTCGCGCTGAAGCTCTTTGACCTGCTCGGAGTGGACGGCTGATGGGGGACCCGATGGGCTCGCCCGTCCTCCGCAACTCTCGATTGGCTGGCGTGGTCCAGCCGTGCAGAACTCCTCAACCTGGAGACACGCCAGGGTTCGCCCGCGCCGCGAGCTCGAGCTGCAGCGAGACGAGCAGCCGATCCTCGGGCCTGCCAAGGTCGAACCCGGTGAGCTCTTGCGCACGCTGCAGCCGATACCTGAGCGTGTTCGGGTGCACCCCGAGCAGTCGTGCTGCCTCCCTGGCGTTGAAGCCAGTATCGACGTATCCGCGAAGGCTGGCGACGAGTTCCGCGCCGTGGCGATCGTCGTAGGCTCGCAGCGTCGCGATACGAGGGTCGAAGAGATCAGCGTGCGCCCCCAGGAGCGTGAAGGCTTCGCGAAGCAGTACCGAGGTTCGCGACTGTGTGAGAGAGGTCACGCGGGTAGAGCTGCCGTCGATCGCGTCGAGCACCCTGTCTGCCTCGGCGCGGGCCTCAGAGATCTGTTCAAAGCCCGCCACCGGTGAGACGATCGCGATTCGCATGGGTGTGGCTGGGGCTGCCGGGGATCTCGCCCCGGAGGCGTCAAACTTGGCGACGAGCATCTCTGCCCACTCGGCGAGTCGATCGCCTGCTGGTAGATTCGGCAGCAGCACGTAGGCCCGATCGCCGAGCAGCACGAACCGGGCCTGTGGCGCAAACGCGCCGACGTGCAGGCGCAGCATCTTGGCAACCCCGGCAACCCCGGCACCCCCAGTACCCCGGGTCGCCCCGCGCTCACCAGCGGAACGCCCGGCGGCCGAGCCCGGCAGCGCGATCCCGAGGAGTGCCGCATCGTCGAGGGTCGGGAGTCCGAGAAAGGCTGAAGCTGTGCCCCCGTCGATCCCGCCGCGCTCGCCGAACACCCGCTGCAGCATGAGTTCTGACGCTGACGGCGCTTCGAGTTCTCGTGTCAGCACGCGGGCCGCCGCCGAGGCGCCGCCGCGCACGACGATCTCGGCGTCTGGGCTAAACCCGTTCGCCCCTTCCTGCACCCAGATCGAGCCGATGAACTGGCCGCTCGGCGAGTGAATTCCTGTGACGAGCCGTGGCCGCATCCCGAGCTCGTCGTGTGCGGGCACCGCCACGACCTCTCGCGTGTTTTGAATCTGCTTGACGACGCCCCATGCACCGAGCAGCACCATGGAGTCTTCGGGGGCGACGCGGCCGAGGATCGCGCGTTCGCGAAGCCCGTCGGCTGTCCCGTCGGAGGGGGAGTAGGCGAGCATGCTCGAGTCTGGACGCTCGATTGTGACCATGCCGCCGGCCCCTTCGGCGATGACAGAGGCGAGCTCGGCGAGGTCGGTGAAGGCAGCGTTGGCGCCGGATCCTGGTGGCTCGCCGTCATGCGAATGCGCCCGGTCGAGCCTGCGATGGATCGCGGCGAGTAGGAGGTCCCACCTGGCCATTTTGTCGACGACGATGAGTGCGAGACCGGCGGCTGTAGCCGCGAGTCGGAGATCGGCCGCCGCGATGTCCTCCTTGACCATGAGGGCGACCGGGAGCTCGGCTGCCGGCCGCGTGGGGAGCCCGCGGAGCCATGCCGTGACGTCGGTGCTTGTCGCACCGACGGGCAGCACGAGGTCGGCAGGTGGCGACGATGGGAAAGGGGAGGTGAGGTCGGTGGTCTCTGCGAGTGACACTGAGCGGATCGGCGCTGGGGATCCGGAACTCGGCGGGACCACCTCCCGCACCGCCGCGTCGAGTGCCGTCGCAACGTCGGCGAGCGCGATCGCGCCGTCGCGTGGCTGCCCGAGCTCCTCTTGCCGCGCGAACTGTCCGTACATAGTGCTAATAATAGCGAGCTAGATTGGTTACTTTGCCCGAGGAGCGCCACGTTTCGAATGTGGTTGCATTGAGCGGACGCGCGGTGGCGCGGGGCGTGAGCCTGCGCCGGCCGCCAGAATTCTTTGCAAGCTCAAGGAGGAGAACGTGCAACCCACGCAATTCGCGCCTGAGGACCTCTCAGCCGCTCTGACCGCCCAGCCCAGTTCGACCCGAGGAGGCGTGCGATGACGGGCGACCGGAAGCTCTCACCGTTCCAAATGCTCGCTCTTGGCCTGCTGCTCTTCGCCATGTTTCTCGGGGCCGGCAACACGATCTTCGCCCCGATGGTTGGCCAGGCTGCTGGCAGCGAAATGTGGATCCCGATGTCGGGCTTTCTCATCACTGGCGTCGGGCTCGTGCTGCTCGCGATCGTCGCCCTGACGATGGCAGGCGGCACCGTCGAGCAGCTCGCGTCGCGCGTGCACCCCGTGTACTCGTTCGTGTTCTGCATTCTGCTGTTTCTCGCGCTCGGCCCGCTGTACGTGAACCCGCGCACGACCTCTGTCGTCTACGAGATCTCGGTGAAGCCGATCCTCGGCCCGGAACTCACGCAGGGCGCGTGGCCACTCATCATCTTCTCGGTGATCTTCACGCTGCTTGGCGTCTACCTTTCGCTCACCCCGTCGAAGCTTGTCGACCGCGTGGGGAAGGTCATTACGCCGATATTCTCGGTGCTGCTCATCATCATCGTCGTGAAGTCGCTCATCACCCCGATGGGCGAGCTACACCCGGCCGTCGACCCCTACAAGAACGGCGCGTTCATTAAGGGCTTTACCGAGGGCTACCTCACGATGGATGCGCTCGCCGCTCTGGTGTTCGCAGGAGTGTTCATCCAGTCGATTCGCGGGCAGGGCATCACCACGCGCAAGGGCATCTCGTTCACGTTCTTGAAGGCCGGTGTCATCACGGTCACTGGTCTCGCGCTGCTGCACATCTCGCTCGCGTGGATCGGCGGGTCGAGCGTCGACTCGATCGGCCGCCCGGACAACGGTGGAACTGTCATAGCCGAGGCAGCGCGCACGCTACTCGGCTACCCGGGGGTGCTGATGATCGGAATCGTCATCTTCCTCACAGGCATCACGACGCTTGTCGCGTGCCTCACCGCCGTTGCCGACTACTTCGCGAAGCAGTTCCCGAAGGTGTCATACAAGGCCTGGGTCTGGATCCACGCCACCGTCGGCTTGGTCATCGCGAACTTTGGGCTGCAGGCTGTGCTCTCCGCCGCGCTCCCGATCCTCTTCCTGCTCTACCCACTCGGCATGACGCTCATCGTCCTCGCGCTCCTCGACCGCTTCTTCGGCGGACGTCGCGCAGTCTACGTCGGGGCGACGATTGGAGCCGGGGCGATCGCGATCCTCGACGCCGTAAAGGCGTCGGGCAACTTCGTCGACGAGCTCAACGAATCCTTCTCGTGGCTGCCAATGTTCGCCGACAACGGCGGGTGGATCATTCCCGCGATACTCGGCGGCGTGATCGGCTACGCCGTTGGCCGTGTCAGGGGCGAGCCGGCGATCGATCGGACCGCGCACATCCCGGTGATCGACGAACCCGTCACCCACAAGTCTGAGGCGCGTGCCTCCTCACGAAAGGCGTAACACCCGCATGACCCGTGTCATCGTGATCGGAGCCGGCGCTGTCGGCCTTGCATCCGCGTACTATCTCCGCAGGGCAGGCCACGAGGTGACAGTTGTCGACAAGGCGCCGCTTGCGGCGAAGGCCTCTGGACACAACGCTGGTTGGCTGATTCCGAGCATGTCGACACCCGTTCCCGCGCCCGGCATGATGCTGCAGGCCATGAAGTGGATGGTGCAGCCAGATAGTCCGCTGTACGTGACGCCGTCGCTCAAGCCGAGCTTCATCGGGTTCATGCTGCGGATGCTGCGCAGTTGCACCGACACGCGCTTCCGTGAGGGATCGGCGGTGCTCGCCGCGCTCAGCGCGACGGCGCTGTCAGACTTCGACGAGCTCGCGGCTGATGGCGTCGAGTTCGAGCAGCACGAGCAGCCGTTGTCGATGCTCTTCACCGACGGCCACAAGGTCGAGGGGCGAGTCACCGAGCTCGAACTGCTCGACGGCAAGCTTCCCGGGTTCTCGTGGAACCACATGAGCGAGGCTGACCTGAAAGCCCACAAGCCAGTGCTCTCGGATCGAGTCGTCGCAGGCATCGAGTCGAGAGGCGACCGCTCTGTCGACCCGGGCTCGTTCGTGCGCGGCCTCGCGGCTGCGTGCGAGCGAGAGGGCGTCGAGCTGCGCCTCGGAGCGCCCGCGACTCTCGAGTCTGCGCACGGGGGAGCCGTCGCGGTGCGTGTCGGCGCAGAGACCCTCCGCGCCGACAAGGTGGTTGTGGCCGCCGGTGCGTGGACGAACGAGGTGCTCCGTGGCATTGGCGAGCGGGTGCACCTGCAGTCGGGCAAGGGCTACGGCTACGACTTCCCGGTCACGCCAGGTGGTCCAACAAAGCCGATCTACCTCGCCGAGGCGAAGGTGGCGATCACGCCTCTCGACACAAAAGTGCGACTTGCTGGCACGATGGGCTTCACAGGCGTCGACGAGTCGATCAAGCGGCGTCGCGCCGGCGGTATCCTCACCGGTGTGAGCGGATATTTCGAAGGCTGGCCCGACATTGACAGCGCCCCTGAGCCGTGGACCGGCCTGCGCCCGACGACGCCAGACGGCCTCCCGATTATCGGGGCGCTTGCGAAGCACCCGAACGTGCTCGTCGCGACCGGGCACGTGATGCTTGGCATCAGCCTCGCGCCAACGACGGGCAAGCTGATCACCGACCTGGTGGGCGGCGGCCCGGTACCCGAGCTGTTGCGGGGCGTCTCCGCGAGCCGCTTCTAGTCTCGCGGCGCTGCCCCCCCGTCGTTCGTTTCCAGTACCCAGCCAGCAAGGAGAACCTCATGATTGCCCCGACCGGACTGCCGTTCCTCTCAGCCGCGGATGTGCGCGCCCAGATCGATCCAGATACCGCTCGCGGCCTCATCGAGCGGGCGCTCATGGATGGCTTCGACCCCGCAGCCGACCCGGCGAGGCAGTCGGTTGACGCGGGCGCCGGGCACCTACTGCTCATGCCGTCGAGCCTCGGGCAGTCTGTCGGTGTGAAGATCGCGTCGGTCTCGCCGGATAATCCGGCGAAGGGGAAGCCTCGCATCCAGGCGCTCTACCTGCTCATGGACGCAGAAACGCTCACGCCCCAGCTGCTTGTCGACGGGTCGGCGCTCACCGTGCTCCGCACCCCGGCGACAACCGCTGTCGCAGTCGATCGACTGGCGGCGCCCGACGCCGAGCGGCTCGTCGTGTTCGGCAGTGGGCCGCAGGCGATCGACCACGTTGTCGCGTTCTCTCGAATTCGGGATCTCACCGACATTCGACTGGTGGGCCGCAACCCCGAGCGCACGGCCCCAGCGCTTGCGAAGCTCGCCGAGCTCGGGATCGAGGCCAGCCTCGGCGCCGCCGCCGACGTCGCGAACGCAGACATCGTGCTCTGCGCCACCTCCGCGAAGGATCCGGTGTTCGATGGGGCACTCGTACAAGACGGGGCCTGCGTGGCTGCGATGGGCTCGCACGAGCCAGACAGGCGAGAGATCCCGGGGGAGCTCATGGGTCGCGCGCTCGTCGTCGTTGAGGATCAGGCGACCGCGCTCCGTGAGGCCGGCGATGTCATCATGGCAGCTGCCGAGGGGCACCTCGACGTCGACTCGATGCAGCCTCTCGCGGGCCTTGTTCGCGGCGAGGTCGTGCGCGACCCAGGCCGCCCGAACGTGTTCAAGGGTACCGGAATGTCGTGGCAAGACTTGGCCGTGGCGTCGGGCTTGACCCCGCCGGTCTGACAGGTGGCGCTGGCCCGGTCAAGCCGGGGCCAGCGCCCAGTCTCTACGCCCCCACGCGAACGAGCATCTTGCCTGTGTTTGCTCCCTGCATCATCGCGATGAACGCGTCGATGGTGTTCTCGATGCCGTCGACAACCGTCTCGTCGTAGGCGATCTTGCCCTCGCCGAACCAGGCGGACATGCGCTTGGAGAACTCGGGGAGTTTGTCCCAGTGCGCCCCTACCGTGAAGCCCTGCATGGTGAGTGCCCGCGTGATCATGTTTGCCATGTTCGACGGGCCGGATGGGCGTTCTGTTGCGTTGTAGGCCGCGATCGCCCCGCACAGCGCCAACCTGCCGCCGTCGTTCATCGCCGCGAGGGCGGCCTCGAGGTGGTCGCCGCCGACGTTGTCGAAGAACACGTCGACCCCGTCGGGCGCCGCAGCTGCAAGCTGCTTGCGAACCGGACCATCCTTGTAGTTGAACGCCGCGTCGTAGCCGTACTTCTCGGTCAAGAGCGCCACCTTTTCGGGGGAGCCGGCTGACCCGATGACCCTGCCGGCGCCGAGTAGTTTCGCGATCTGGCCTGCGGCGGTGCCGACCGCGCCGGCTGCGCCAGAGATGAAGACGGTGTCGCCCTCACGGAGGCCAGCGATGGTTGTGAGCCCGACGTACGCGGTGAGTCCGGTCATGCCGAGCATGTGCAGGTGGACCGAGAGCGGCACCCCGGCGATCTCGGGGAGCGCCCTGAACTTCGCGCCGTCGGCTTGAACGACGTCTGTCCAGCCGTGCTGGTGTAGCACAGCTGTGCCGACTGGGAGCTCCTCGTTCGCCGAAGCGATGACCCTGCCGACGGCACCGCCAGCGATCACCGCGCCGAGCTCGTAGGGTGCGACGTAGCTGCGTGCGTCGCTCATGCGGCCGCGCATGTAGGGGTCGACTGAGACGAACTCGTTGCGCACCCGCACCTCGCCGGGCGCGGGGTCGCCGTATTCGACGGTCGCGGTCTCGAAGTCTTCGTGGACCGGCCAGCCGACCGGGCGGCGGGCGAGGCGGATCTGGGTGCTTGTTGCGTTGCTCATATGTGCTCCTTGTGTGTGGGAAAGCCGGGGTAGTCGAGCTAGCTGAGTAGCCCGATCGTGAGCGCGATGATTCCAAGCGCAGGTACGGTGCCCTGCTTCAGCGCGGCGCCGAGCTTGTCGGGCGTGGAGATTGCGAGGACGAGGCTCGCCGCGACCATGGAGCCCGCTCCAGTGAAGACAAGGGTCGCCCCAACGGGCAGGTTCCCGGCGGCGATGAATACGATGCCGAGCGCGACGGCCACCGCGAGAAATAGGTTGTAGAACCCCTGGTTGAACGCGAGGGCATGCTGCGCCTTCGCCTCTTCGACAGTGCCGGTGCCGAAGGTCTTGCGGGCTCGCTCGCTCGTCCAGGCGATGGATTCGAGGTAGAAGATGAACACGTGAATGAGTGCTGCGGCTCCGGTGAGCACAAGGCCGGCGATCACCATGATGTGACTCGTTTCTCTAACTGCGCGTCGGCGGCAGCCGGCGTTCGCGAAATACTGTATCGATCAGTACACTATAACGAGAGGGTCGATCACGCAATCATTCTGAGGAGACGGCATGGGGCGCACGCAGCAGTTCGACACCGCGGAGGTCGTGCGGGCCGCCCGTGAGGTGTTTTGGGTGAACGGCTACGAGGCAAGCTCCCTCCCAGCACTTGAAACGGCGACGGGCTTGAAGCGATCGAGCATCTATCACGCGTTCGGGTCGAAGCATGGCCTGTTCGAGGCAGTGATCGAGAGCTACTTGAACGAGGTGATTCGCCCACGGCTCGCTCCGCTCGTCGCCGCCGAGGTCGAAGCCGACGCGCTCGAGAACTACCTCACGGGGCTCCGCGCGGCGCTCCTGCGAACGGGTACGACCGCAGCGACGAGCGGTTGCCTCCTCGTGAATGCCGCGGGCGCACCGATCTCACAAGACG
Above is a window of Leucobacter aridicollis DNA encoding:
- the brnQ gene encoding branched-chain amino acid transport system II carrier protein, whose amino-acid sequence is MTGDRKLSPFQMLALGLLLFAMFLGAGNTIFAPMVGQAAGSEMWIPMSGFLITGVGLVLLAIVALTMAGGTVEQLASRVHPVYSFVFCILLFLALGPLYVNPRTTSVVYEISVKPILGPELTQGAWPLIIFSVIFTLLGVYLSLTPSKLVDRVGKVITPIFSVLLIIIVVKSLITPMGELHPAVDPYKNGAFIKGFTEGYLTMDALAALVFAGVFIQSIRGQGITTRKGISFTFLKAGVITVTGLALLHISLAWIGGSSVDSIGRPDNGGTVIAEAARTLLGYPGVLMIGIVIFLTGITTLVACLTAVADYFAKQFPKVSYKAWVWIHATVGLVIANFGLQAVLSAALPILFLLYPLGMTLIVLALLDRFFGGRRAVYVGATIGAGAIAILDAVKASGNFVDELNESFSWLPMFADNGGWIIPAILGGVIGYAVGRVRGEPAIDRTAHIPVIDEPVTHKSEARASSRKA
- a CDS encoding DUF3556 domain-containing protein, yielding MGFTETRFPNVEPEAFIQRPLQERLRVLTTQWAEWGFGAARNISVLYLAKVFGAWLIGGVLLVTLTSHLNPLDPASWWMNPIIYQKLLVMTMLLDAIGVAGSWGPLAGKFGPLTGGILFWSRPGTIKLSPYKWIPFTGGNRRTVFDVFLYYGFLFAMGTALLLPGQTAAELPALGRFQAYLTDPLNGVPAWLTQHAESFLLIQTTPLVLAVALLLIIGLRDKTIFLAARAEQYLLPIVFFIVFPHFFEVTDMIIALKIFLVTVWVGAGFSKLNRHFSLVIPPMLSNTPFWPPRWLKKSMYKDFAGSDLRPSRPAHLIAHVLGTIVEIGAPLVMLFVAGSALGGQLTVTLATLLMVGFCLFIISTFPLAVPLEWNMLFAICAVVFFIGYPNGVGFSVFDMSQPWLPFAVIAIPVFFVIFGSIRPDKVSFLASLRQYGGNWASALWAIHPDAEHKLHRVYRPTTDQIDQLQTMGLPYPLAETFLQMTIGWRSLHSQGRGLFSVLLEDVPDIDHRRVREAEFGCNAMIGFNFGEGHFHNEELIAAIQEQAQFEPGEFIVAWVESEALWSGIQEYRLIDAALGVVERGHWRVKDAVAAQPWLPDGPIPLTVTWRSPQFEQLQFTATDIVGPDVAPAPLDDAVTLGVDTAALTQFVAESEELVEVRKP
- a CDS encoding NAD(P)/FAD-dependent oxidoreductase gives rise to the protein MTRVIVIGAGAVGLASAYYLRRAGHEVTVVDKAPLAAKASGHNAGWLIPSMSTPVPAPGMMLQAMKWMVQPDSPLYVTPSLKPSFIGFMLRMLRSCTDTRFREGSAVLAALSATALSDFDELAADGVEFEQHEQPLSMLFTDGHKVEGRVTELELLDGKLPGFSWNHMSEADLKAHKPVLSDRVVAGIESRGDRSVDPGSFVRGLAAACEREGVELRLGAPATLESAHGGAVAVRVGAETLRADKVVVAAGAWTNEVLRGIGERVHLQSGKGYGYDFPVTPGGPTKPIYLAEAKVAITPLDTKVRLAGTMGFTGVDESIKRRRAGGILTGVSGYFEGWPDIDSAPEPWTGLRPTTPDGLPIIGALAKHPNVLVATGHVMLGISLAPTTGKLITDLVGGGPVPELLRGVSASRF
- a CDS encoding PucR family transcriptional regulator; the encoded protein is MYGQFARQEELGQPRDGAIALADVATALDAAVREVVPPSSGSPAPIRSVSLAETTDLTSPFPSSPPADLVLPVGATSTDVTAWLRGLPTRPAAELPVALMVKEDIAAADLRLAATAAGLALIVVDKMARWDLLLAAIHRRLDRAHSHDGEPPGSGANAAFTDLAELASVIAEGAGGMVTIERPDSSMLAYSPSDGTADGLRERAILGRVAPEDSMVLLGAWGVVKQIQNTREVVAVPAHDELGMRPRLVTGIHSPSGQFIGSIWVQEGANGFSPDAEIVVRGGASAAARVLTRELEAPSASELMLQRVFGERGGIDGGTASAFLGLPTLDDAALLGIALPGSAAGRSAGERGATRGTGGAGVAGVAKMLRLHVGAFAPQARFVLLGDRAYVLLPNLPAGDRLAEWAEMLVAKFDASGARSPAAPATPMRIAIVSPVAGFEQISEARAEADRVLDAIDGSSTRVTSLTQSRTSVLLREAFTLLGAHADLFDPRIATLRAYDDRHGAELVASLRGYVDTGFNAREAARLLGVHPNTLRYRLQRAQELTGFDLGRPEDRLLVSLQLELAARANPGVSPG
- a CDS encoding PucR family transcriptional regulator, with protein sequence MTGRKEDAAAPTAATAPRPTARPESAAHDLQLRELIARIGYALQEETPQIVDEMTGLLSDRVAGLDQDAQLVQMLRASVDGNIWTIGHILTNDIAIESVQPSTAAVEYAMRLAQRDVQLGSLTRAYYLGQSMVVRRGIDMVDALGLDDQDLQMNLVRRITDVIHNYIDWMLQYVTDVFVAEQAKWWTARAVTNAAAVLKTLRGEPISSAGFEARTRYSLDQHHVALIAWLEFDNSTTEDQRQVDQLLRRVAAILQSTKPPLITAADRTTAWAWVASPTPELADDALARVAKLAESAEANNVRVAIGVPGSGVAGFRRSHEQAAKARLVALGAQRFREAQLVAFSDPDVGFLSLLMHDTKSAITWTREVLGDVASEGEQQAALRETLATFYATGENSSKTAELLGLHRNTVRQRVAKFEAERGGRPADGMEISLALKLFDLLGVDG
- a CDS encoding phytoene desaturase family protein, with product MTTAVVVGSGPNGLAAATVLARAGVDVTVVEAANHLGGGARSVESPLAGLVQDHCAAVHPMAPGSPFFKTLDLPAMGVEWAHAPIDAAHPLDRGESGLLHTSIADTAAGLGRDGPRWAAAFGPSARAFDRLSGVIMSPMLRVPRHPVLLARMGLVAGPPPALIGRFFREERAKALFMGVAAHALQPLTRPLVTGIGAGIIIAGHAVGWPVVKGGTGVFTDAHIALLRGLGVRFETGRRVTRLHELPPRDITILDVHPRAAASILTAQQPDQDRRAYRRFAPGPAAFKVDFAVSGGVPWRDPEIAQAGTVHVAGTAAEIIAAERDIAAGRMPERPFVLVGQQTAADPARANGEIHPVYAYAHVPNGYPGDATEQIIAQIERFAPGFRDRIVGLSARTPAESEAENANFIGGDILTGAKSPLQFLLGPRLGAQPYDTGTPGVYLCSAATPPGPGIHGMGGFNAAHRALDVLQRGPRAATPVQT
- a CDS encoding ornithine cyclodeaminase family protein; the protein is MIAPTGLPFLSAADVRAQIDPDTARGLIERALMDGFDPAADPARQSVDAGAGHLLLMPSSLGQSVGVKIASVSPDNPAKGKPRIQALYLLMDAETLTPQLLVDGSALTVLRTPATTAVAVDRLAAPDAERLVVFGSGPQAIDHVVAFSRIRDLTDIRLVGRNPERTAPALAKLAELGIEASLGAAADVANADIVLCATSAKDPVFDGALVQDGACVAAMGSHEPDRREIPGELMGRALVVVEDQATALREAGDVIMAAAEGHLDVDSMQPLAGLVRGEVVRDPGRPNVFKGTGMSWQDLAVASGLTPPV